A single region of the Bdellovibrionota bacterium genome encodes:
- a CDS encoding PIN domain-containing protein — MIFIDTGAFLARHLKSDQYHERAIKSWEKLRERFPRAYTSNFVVSETLTFLGRRTDYQYASEVGHNIYASSFLTILRPDHADETEALKWMSKYADLNVSFTDCVSFSLMKRSRITQVFGYDQRHFESAGFLIWE; from the coding sequence ATGATCTTCATTGATACCGGGGCCTTTCTTGCACGCCACCTGAAATCCGACCAGTATCACGAGCGAGCCATCAAGAGTTGGGAAAAATTGCGCGAACGATTCCCACGCGCCTACACATCCAATTTTGTTGTATCCGAAACCCTGACCTTCCTTGGCCGTCGAACCGATTATCAATACGCCTCTGAGGTAGGACATAACATCTATGCTTCTTCGTTTCTGACCATACTCCGCCCTGACCATGCCGACGAAACGGAAGCTCTGAAATGGATGTCAAAATATGCCGATCTGAACGTGAGTTTCACCGATTGTGTGTCATTTTCCCTGATGAAGCGCTCGAGGATTACTCAAGTTTTTGGGTACGACCAGCGGCACTTCGAATCCGCTGGATTTTTGATCTG